CacaaaagctgtgatttgtgccCTGTTGCTAAGCTGCCCGGTGGGGGTCCCCgagaggctggggctgtgtgCTGTAGCCCACCATGTGCCAGGGGCTGTGTGGAGCTGCAATCTATTGTGGTTAAAATTGTGTGTTAGCACCTTCCAGCTACAATAATCTGCTATGTCAAACAAGCTTTGATTTCAAAAAGTCTGTCAACGCGATCATAGGGAAGGGGAAAGTTAGGGTTTATTATTTCACAGTGGAAAACTGCAGGTTTATTTAAATCTCCTTTTGAGAATGTGATATCACAATCTCCCTTGTTCCCAGGCTTTTCTCAAGAGTGTTTAACAGCCTGTCTGTTGGATAccagccctcctgctcctgccagcgCCACAGTAACTGGAGCTGCGACGAGGATGAGTTCGTAGTGAGGCACAAGCCGTGCCCTCTGACAAGCCTTGGTTTGAAGGCAGCAAATTCCTGAGGGCTCTTACCTTGTTCCTCCCTTCCAGCGACGTCCCTCTGCCTGGCCAAGGCAGGGCCCCACCTCTAGTCATAGCTCGGAGGGCTCAGGGCCCTATCCAGACCGAGATTtcagtatctccaaggatggaggtgCCCCAGGGCCTGTCCCTGTGTTCTGGGCACAGAGTGACCCTCTGCCAGTGAAACTGCTGTGATTTATCTGTCACGTCTCCAGTGTGCACTTGGTGACGCTGGGGTACCCCAGCTGCTAAACTTCAGTGGGGTGGGCATGGGCTTGTGAGGGTAAAATGCCGCAGGGGGAGCAGAGAGGCCAGCTTTGCGGAGGGCAGCGGAAAGCTGAATCCTCggagagcagggcaggactTTGGGAAAACACGATGCAGAGGGGTGGCTGTCCCTGTGCCAGAGCCCGGCATGTGCTGCCTCGGCTGCCACAGGCTCGGCTGCCCGCTGGCTCGGGGGTGCCGGGCTGGTTGGCTCGGGCTGCGATGCCCAGGGGCTGCGCTAAAACTCCCAAGATGGTCCTGTAGCCTGACGGGGCGAACCCTCATGCGGCGTGTGTCCTGCGCTCGTCGTCTGCCTTTGTCGGCTGGTACGAGGCAGCCTGCAAGGCACCGTGTGCTGAGGGAACGGCTTGGAAGTGAGACTTAGCTCTGAGTGTCTCTGACCTTCCTGTAACTCTGGGTTTCTGCTCTGTAGAAGAAAGCTCGGTGTTGTCCGAAGAGCTGGCGTGTgtcctgctccccctccccagtgcaGCTTGAACgcaggagcagagcccagctgtgTAAATACAGTGAAGTAATGTTCTAATCTGCTGCGGAAAAATGTTCAAATTTAGCATCCCAATCTGCCTTGCCCCCTCGGCCCTGTAGGGAGGCAGCGTTacctggggcagagcagagccggAGCGTGGCTCTGAGGGGTCTGCGCCCAGGGAGCTGATCGGCTTGCAAGACGCCACGTGTCTGCGGGGAAGAGGGTGCCTTGGTGGGGCCGGGCACGCAAACTAAAACCAGAGGTGGCTCGAGGTGGGCACTTGCTTTTCCAAGGGAAGGGAGGACGGCTCCGCAGCAGTGCCTCTCGCGTTGCGGTGGAAGGTGCTGTGCCTGGCTCTGGTCTTGCAGGCCTGGCTTTTGGTGTCTCACTCCCCGGTGCGGGCATCGTGCCTGCTTGTGTAATGGAGGCACCTCTTCCCTTTGCTCTCCTCCCCCTGGGCAGCACGAGGAGCTGTGCGCCCCTCGAAGACTGAGAGCCTTTCTCTGGTCAAGGTTGTCCTCCACACCCGGGCCGGCAAACGCTTCCCCGCCGGCCCTGAGTAACGCGTGGCTGTTCTCTGCCCCTCCGCAGGCTCCCCACTGTGAGCACGCCTTCTGCAATGCCTGCATCACCCAGTGGTTCTCCCAGCAGCAGACGTGCCCCGTGGACCGCAGCGTCGTGACGGTTGCCCACCTCCGCCCCGTCCCGCGCATCATGCGTAATATGCTCTCGAAGCTGCAGATCACTTGCGACAACGCTGTTTTCGGCTGTACGGCCGTTGTGCGACTTGACAACCTGATGTCTCACCTCAATGACTGCGAGCACAATCCAAAGCGCCCCGTGACTTGCGAGCAGGGATGCGGGTGAGGATGGCCTTGGGGGGCTTTGCCACAGAgggtgggcagagcagaggcCGCAGCCTCGGGGAAGGAAACCGGGGTCTGGTGCCTGGCACCCTTTTACTCCCTGGGTGCAGAGCTCTGTGGGTAGCCGGGCTTTGAAGGCTGCGGTGCTGCAGAAAGGGAAGGATTTTTGGTCAAACCCATTTCTTTTTGAACATGGTTCAAAGCGCCTGGCTCTTCAGCTCGTTGCTGGGGCTTGGGACTCAGTTGGCTGCTGGAAACGGGGTACTGGAGCCTTTGTGAATCTGCCCAGAGCCATTCCAGCCCCCTGGGACAAGTTCCAGCCTGATCTCTGCTCCCTCCTACGTGTTGCCGAGAGCCAGGAGTGGTGGGTGGCTGGCCTGGCCTTGGCACTCGTGCTCTCGGTGCCGATATCTGTCCCACTCACGTGTTGTAAGCATCCAGCCAGGTGGTGACTGACTGTTGGCTTGGAGACTGTCAGAGGCCGGATCAGGCCCATGGGCTGCCTCGTGTGGGACCTCGTTCTGAACCCTGATCACTTTGGAGGAGGGAAAATCCCCATTGCCTGCCAACCTGGGGGTGATTTGTTCCCGTAGCTCTCCCCGAGACCATTTGGCTTGGCCAAAGGCGGGAACAGGCGTTCCTACACCTATCGGAGGTTACGGCGCTGGGCTTCCCGGGCCTCCTGGCAAGTCCTCCAAGACTGGATTTGTTCTGGAGGCTGTTTACGCGCTCATGCCAAGTGCTCTGGTGTGCAACTTTCCCTAATGTGGGGCCTCCACCTTTTTTTGCAATGATCCGCAGCTTGGAAATGCCCAAAGATGAGCTGCCAAACCACAACTGCATCAAGCATTTAAGGTCTGTGGTGCAACAGCAGCAGACGAGAATCGCTGAGCTGGAGAAGACCTCAGCAGAGCACAAGCATCAGCTGGCCGAGCAGGTAGGTCGGTGTGTGCGAGGGGCTGTCCCGCAGCGGGGTCTCTCATGGGAAGGGTCAGCCTCGCCTGCGTGGACACCAAACGCCAAAAAAGGTTTGTGGAGGAAGAAAGCGGCTGCGGAGCAGCCCGAGCTGAGCACGGCCggggctctgctgctgttctgcaccTCTCGTCCAGCCGCTGGGACGGCAGCTGAGCCGAGGGGCAGGGGCGCGCGGCTCCCTGCCGCCGCGCTGGGGGTCTGGTGACGTGTGGGCGCTGACCCCTTTTCGCAAACCCCGCTGTGTCCTGCCTGTTGCAGAAACGGGACATTCAGTTGCTGAAGGCCTACATGCGCGCCATCCGCAGCGTCAACCCCAACCTGCAGAACCTGGAGGAGACCATCGAATACAATGAGATCCTGGAGTAAGTGCTGGCTCTGGTGGCGAtcggggaggaggtggggagcCCTGCGTCGGGGCGCGAGCGGAGCTGGGAGTCTGCCGGCTTGGCTGATGGGTTCGAGCGGGGGTGAAGTGCCTTCGGAGGCAAAGGTGCGGTTTGAGAAGAAAACGTTTCACGAGAGcaggggggcagttgcagggtgtttgtgctggggagcggcaCGTGAGCTGCTTGCACAAAGCGCTCGGAccatttttattcttccatCTGCATCCTGCCCACAAGCAGGAAGCTGCCAGATTCCTTCCTCCTTGAGAGAAAGGCTGGAGGAAGCAGCTCCTCATCTcatcctttcttcccctccctctggggagcagcagggttGAATGCCGCAGCTGGGTCCGGTTTGGGGGTGAAAACAGGGGAGGGGTAGGTGGGGAAAGGGGGGCGTTCCCCGTCCAGCCTTGCCTCCGAGCGCGGAGCAGACCAGCTCCTTGATTCTGTCGGGAGCCCCCAAAACCGCACGGTGCTGACCGCGCGTCCCGTGCCTGTCGCCAGGTGGGTGAACTCCCTGCAGCCGGCCCGGGTGACGCGGTGGGGCGGGATGATCTCCACGCCGGACGCGGTGCTGCAGGCCGTCATCAAGCGCTCGCTGGTGGAGAGCGGCTGCCCCACGTCCATCATCAACGAGCTGATCGAGAACGCCCACGAGCGGAACTGGCCGCAGGGCCTGGCCACGCTGGAGACCCGCCAGATGAACCGGCGGTACTACGAGAACTATGTGGCCAAGCGCATCCCCGGCAAGCAGGCCGTGGTGGTGATGGCCTGCGAAAACCAGCACATGGGCGAGGACATGGTGCTAGAGCCGGGACTGGTGATGATATTTGCACACGGAGTGGAGGAAATCTAAGGACTCTCAAAGAGAAACGCTTCGTGCTGacgagggagaggagggggaaggtgCAGAGGTGGAGGCTGGGGGTAGCCGGTCAAAACTGCCGGCGTTCCCTAGTCACCGACATGGTTTTCTTAGGGCACTGTTCCCTCGAACCTCTTGCTTCCTAGCTGAAATGATTAAATGCCTCTGGTAAATACTACTCAAACACTTGGCCCAGCGGTGAGCGCACGCTGCAGCCCCTCCACGTTCGCCCCTTGCAGATCAGCTTCCCCGTTCGATGTCTTTCAAGGAGAGAAGGAGCAAGCGCTCCACACGTACTGCCAGACTCCTCAGACCCAGCCTGCGTTTTGGGTGCTGGTGCCTCTCCCAAAGCCCGGCTCCTGGCCCGGCCCAAACCCAAAGGCCCAGCTCAGCTCTTGCTGAGGACTGACCCCGCGGCCCCTGGCAGCTCGCGCCTGTGCGGTGGCCGAATCCCCCCTGggctttctctccctctctggatTTTCTGCCTCGCTCTCGGCGTCTCTGCCGCCGTCCCTCCGAGCCTTGCCTCCGATGGCGCAGTACGGCAGCAGCGGGGTCCGCTCCCCTCTCCTgcgggccggggagggggcttgGCCAGGGGAGCCCCCAAAACGGGCGCTGTTGCCGTCGCCGGCGGGGCCCTGCCCAAGCCCCGCTCGACCCGCTGAGGGCTTGGGCCTTCCACCGCGCTGGGGGGGCTCGGTGTTGGGGACCAGCCGTTCCCCCACCACCGTCCCTGCCCGGCGCCGTGCAGCCCTCGGGCCCCTCTCCCCGTGCatgccccagcccctctcctccccgGGAGAGGCCGGACCCCCGCGCTCACCCCCGCAGCAGCTCGCAGCCCCCCGGGCGTCTCCCACCTTGCCCCCGGACGCCGTCCTGCCCCGTGTTTGCCGGTGTTTGGCTCCGCTTTCTCTGCTGTTACCGGTGTTCCTTCTCCAGACACTTTGTGACTgtggttttgtattttccttttttttttttttttgtactttttttggCCTTGTCTCgtttttatttccccccttttattttatttctgaagtaccGTGGACAGGCACCTCAGAGCCTGGTTACGTTTACTTGTTGGGAACTTAATTTATTTGCATtcgttttgttgttttttacaGTACTTTCTCCGCCGGCGTCCGCACGGCTGGGGTCCGGCCGCAGCTCGGTCGGTGCCCCCCGGCGCGGATTTACGTGATCAATAAACAGCGTTCTCGTTGCTTTTTTGGCCTCTCAGCGCCTTGGGGGTCTGCGCCGGCTGCCCGAACCCCCTGccagggggacacgggggtgtCTGACAACGGGGCTCAGTCCCATGTGAAACACgggtggggggtttgggggggtcctcCCCAtctcgggggtgggggggcctgTGCCAGCCGTGGGGTCCCTCCAGTCTCTTCATGTCGCTGCGATTGATGAACGCCTTTGCTACTGCGGTCCCCTCCGGCCGGGGACCCTCCCCGGGAGGGCCGGGCCCCCCCGAACCCCTCTGGGGGGTGGGTGAGGGTCTCGGGGAGGCTCCAGGCACGGGGCGTGGTGGGGGGTGGCATGTCTCcatgcccagctctgcagcccccccccccgaggcGCGGTCCCCGAAAAgtgccgcccccccgcccccaggggCCCGCTGCTAAAAGAGCGGGTACCGGGCACGGGAGGTTCCCCCCGCGGTGCGACCAGGCctcccccgccgcgccccccgccaGTCCCCGCAAAAACGGGTGTTGGCGTCACGGACAGGATTCGAACCTGTGCGGGGAAACCCCATTGGATTTCGAGTCCAACGCCTTAACCACTCGGCCACCGTGACTCCCGCGCCACCCTACGCCGCGCTCCGCCTAgaccgggccccgccgccgcgcgccccgccccgccccgcccggccccgcgcggggctcccgcccctcccgccgccgctcccggcccggcccccgcaccgggacccccccacggcgcgagggcggggggggggggggggcggccccgcctTGCGCCCGGCCCGGCagggggcgccgccgcccggTACCGAGCGGGCGGGAGaacgcggggcggggccggcaggGGGCGGCAGagcgggcgcggcgcggggcggggcggggccggcaggGGGCGGCAGagcgggcgcggcgcggggcggggccggcaggGGGCGGCAGagcgggcgcggcgcggggcggggccggcaggGGGCGGCAGagcgggcgcggcgcggggcggggccggcaggGGGCGGCAGagcgggcgcggcgcggggcggggccggcaggGGGCGGCAGagcgggcgcggcgcggggcggggccggcaggGGGCGGCAGagcgggcgcggcgcggggcggggccggcaggGGGCGGCAGagcgggcgcggcgcggcgcggcgcggcgggaggcggcccgGCCCGCTCGAAGATGGCGGTGCGGAAGAAGGACGGCGGCCCCAACGTCAAGTACTACGAGGCCTCGGACACCGTCAGCCAGTTCGACAACGTCCGCCTCTGGCTCGGCAAGAACTACAAGAAGGTaggccgcggcggggggcggggggcgccggcaccggcccccgccccgccgggcccggcctgtcacggccccgccgccgccatcgccgcccccgccccccccccccccctcccccccgccgccgcttccccccgggccctgccccggcggcggcgctgacccccccgccccccccccccccgcagtaCATCCAGGCCGAGCCCCCCACCAACAAGTCGCTGTCGAGCCTGGtggtgcagctgctgcagttccAGGAGGAGGTCTTCGGCAAGCACGTCAGCAACGCGCCCCTCACCAAGCTGCCGGTGAGccccccgccggggcgggcagccggcggggacggggacggggacagggacggggacACGGCGGGGCAGGGGCCGCGCTCCGGCGGGGGCCGCGGTGCGGCGACACCCGGGGACAAGGCCCCGATCAGGGGCAGCGCCCCAGAGACGTGGGGGCAGCGCCCCAGAGATGAGGGAAGAGCGGCCCGATGACCCCGGGACAGCGCCGCGATGACCCAGGCACAAGGCCCCGATGAGCCGGGGGCAGCGCCCCGAAGGCGCGGGGACAAGGCTGAGCGGGGTCGGTGCCCCAAAGACCCGGGGACGAGGCCCCGGGGACAGCGCCCGACCACGGGCAGCACCCGGTCACCCGGGACGGTGTCCCAGCGTGGCACAGCGCCCTGCTCGGGGGTGGTGCCCCGGGGTCCTGGGGTTAGTGCCCCGTGACACTCGGGCACCGTCCCACTGGGAGCTGCCCCCGGGCGGGGTTCGGGCCCCAGCAACCAGGGGACAGCGTCCCGCCAGGGAGAGGGTCCCGCCAGGGAGAGGGTCCCGCCAGGGAGAGGGTCCTGCCAGGGAGAGGGTCCCCCCAGGGAGAGGGTCCTGCCAGGGACAGCACCCCAGCACCGGGACAGGGCCCCGACCACGGACAGCACCCCAAGGGCCCGTCGACAGCACCTTATAGATGTGGGGACGCCGTGCCAGGGACCCCAGGACAGCACCCCATGGACGTGGGGACAGCGTCCCTACGCAGGGACAGGTCCCCAAGCAGGGACAGTGCCCCAACACCCCAGGGACTGCATCCCAACCCACGGACAGCCCAACAAAGGGCACCCCGATGAGGGGATTGCACCCCGACATGGGGATGGCACCCTGACGAGGGGGTGgcaccctgcccagctccccaccACGCCAGGGACGCAGCCCACCCCTTGTGGCCGCCTCCCCCAACCCTTTTCTTCCCGTTACAGATAAAATGCTTCTTGGATTTCAAGGCGGGAGGAGCCCTGTGCCACATCCTGGCAGCGGCCTATAAATTCAAGAGCGACCAAGGATGGTGAGTGCCGGCCTGTGCCCGCTGGGTCTGGGGGCCCTGGGAGCGGGAGGGGGCCGAGGTGGGGGTCACAGAGCCAGGGGGCGGGGGTGGTCCCCTCCTCGGGAACGCCCTGGGGTGGCCTCGGCCAGGGTCTGCACGGGGGTGAGCTCTTTGTAGGTCACTCACCTCCACAGCAAGCAGGTGCTGTGGCAcattccccccgccccaccgtGGACCCCTGATGGGGTTCAGGCGCGTgtccccccccaatcccccagGCTTTGGCTGCTGACGAGGAGACCTGAGCTGTGGCTTTCATGAGAGTCGCTCTTTTCTTCCAATAAGGCGGCGTTTCGATTTCCAGAATCCCTCGCGGATGGACCGCAACGTGGAGATGTTCATGACCATCGAGAAATCCCTGGTGCAGGTAAGAggcgctgcccctgcccaccctgggacccccctgtcccccacccGCTCACCGCtctgctcttctccttccccagaaCAACTGCCTGGCCCGGCCCAACATCTTCCTGCACCAGGAGATCGAGCCCAAGCTGCTGAGCAAGCTGAAAGACATCGTCAAGAGACACCAGGTCAGTGGCAGCACcagggtggggggcacagggggggCCCACCCGACACCTTGTCCCGGCAGTCAGCCCTGGACCGGCTCCCCTGCTCTCCTCGCAGGGCACAGTGACCGAGGACAAGAGCAACGCATCCCACATCGTCTGCCCTGTCCCCGGGAACCTGGAGGAAGGTGGGTCCAAGCTCATGATGAAacactggtgggggagtggtGTTTGGGGGGTCCAGAGCTGTGCTCAGCGTCACGGGTGGCTCTTGGTGCGACGGCGGGTCATGCTCAGTGCCGGCCCCGCTCCGTGTCTCCCGCAGAGGAGTGGGTCCGGCCGGTCATGAAGCGCGACAAGCAGGTCTTGCTGCACTGGGGCTACTACCCCGACAGGTGAGGGGTCCcgggtgggggctgtgggggcacGGCTGAAGCCTGATGGAGCTCCCCTCTGCCCATGGGGTGCCCGTactgctgtgggtgctgctcTCACGCCGTCCTTCTGTGCCCGCAGCTACGACACCTGGATCCCCGCCAGCGAAATTGAGGCCTCCGTGGAGGACGCTCCAACGCCGGAGAAGCCCCGGAAGGTAACGGGGTCCCCCAGGCTGAGATGGcggctgcagccccctcccctgcccgctGGCTGCCTGACACACCCACACCCCTGCCCGGCAGGTCCACGCCAAGTGGATCCTGGACACGGACACCTTCAACGAGTGGATGAATGAGGAGGACTACGAGGTGACGGATGAGAAAAGCCCCGTCGCCCGCAGGAAGAAGATCTCAGCCAAGACGCTGACGGACGAGGTCAGAGCGGGGCTGCAAAACCACGGGGGGTGAAGATGAGGGTCTCTGCTTGGCCGTCCCACTCGGCTGCACCCAGTGaccccccctgtccccccaggTGAACAGCCCCGACTCTGACCGGCGGGACAAGAAGGGGGGCAACTACAAGAAGCGAAAGCGCTCGCCCTCCCCCTCGCCCACCCCAGAAGCCAAGAAGAAGAACGCAAAGAAGGGGTGAGCCTGGGCTTGGGGGGGGTGGCAGGGTCAGTTCCGGCCCTGGAGtcggggctgtggggagcctCGCCCTGGGGTGCGGTGGTGACTGGGACATGGGGGGGTCTCTCCCTTCGCAGACCCTCCACCCCCTACAATAAATCCAAACGTGGGCACCgtgaggaggagcaggaggaccTGACGAAGGACATGGACGAGCCCTCGCCTGTCCCCAACGTGGAGGAGGTCACCCTGCCCAAGACAGGTCAGGCTGGGGGGCCGGCAGGCACCCTGCGGGGTCCCCCCGTCACGAGCGTGGGCTGTGTGGGGGCCCATCCTTGGGGTGCTCAGCATCGCTTCCCTCCGCTGCAGTCAACACCAAGAAGGACTCGGAGTCTGCGCCCGTCAAGGGGGGCACCATGACGGACCTGGGTGAGTCCGCGCCGCCGAGGCCGAGCGCCACGGCGGGTCCCCCGGCACCGCAGACCCGGCAGTGCCCAAAACCGCCCTCTCCCTTCCAGATGAGCAGGAAGATGAGAGCATGGAGACGGCCGGCAAGGTGAGTCGTGCTCCTCCAGGGAAGGtgtccccaccccagcacaggggTCACCGTCGCTGGATGGTCACCTCTTCATCTCTCTTCTCTTGTTACCTCTCTTGAGTAGAAAAAGGCCCCTTTCTGCCCTTCCCTTtgcccctggggctgcaggcggCTTTGCCCTGGGCCGTTGGTGTCATCCTGCCCTCAGTGAGGATGAGGAAGGGTGCAAAAGCAGGGCTCAGGATCCCCTTGCCCATGTGGTGCTGGTCTCTGGTAGGATGAGGAAGAGAATGGCACTGGGAGCAAGGGGGAGCAGGCCAAGAACCCCGACCTGCACGAGGACAACGTGACGGAGCAGACCCACCACATCATCATCCCCAGCTACGCCGCCTGGTTCGACTACAACAGGTACGGGAGGGCCGAGGATGAGGACGGCGCCCCGAGGCACCAGCCCGATGGTGTGgggccgccgggccgggccctcCCCAAGCGTCTCATCTTGCAGCGTCCACGCCATCGAGCGCCGAGCCCTGCCGGAGTTCTTCAATGGCAAGAATAAATCCAAGACCCCCGAAATGTGAGGCTGAACCCCGACACACACTTCCCCGTCCCTCCCGGtgccggcggggccgcggccggcgCTGACACCTCGCCGTTCTCCCCCAGATACTTGGCTTACCGCAACTTCATGATCGACACGTACCGGCTGAACCCGCAGGAGTACCTGACCTCCACGGCGTGCCGCCGCAACCTGGCCGGGGACGTCTGTGCCATCATGCGGTGGGTCCGGGGCCagcggggcggtggggggcaTCCATTTGGCACCGTGGGGCTGGCGGAGGGACCGGCAGGGTCTGAGCCCCGGCTCTCCGCAGGGTCCATGCCTTCCTGGAGCAGTGGGGCCTCATCAACTACCAGGTGGACGCTGAGAGCCGGCCCACCCCCATGGGCCCCCCGCCGACCTCCCACTTCCACGTCCTGGCTGATACGCCCTCGGGGCTGGTGCCGCTGCAGCCCAAGACGCCCCAGGTGGGTGTGCGGGGGCAGCAGCTCCTCGCCCAGCCGCGTCCCCCCTCTGCCTTCCCCCGGTCCCCGcgggggccgggcgcggggtggggtgggggggtggggggatcgCACAGCTTCGATCCGTGCCTCAGGGCCGGCAGAGCGACGGCGACGCCAAGACGGGCCGCAAGAGCAAAGAGATCGAAGACCTCGTCACCGAGACGGTGAAGGGGAAGCCGGAGCTGGTAGGCGGCTTCTTGGGGTCCGTCCCCCCGCCGCTGGCCGAGGAaggctccttccctcctccccctcgcGCCCCGCATGCCGCCCTGCCCCGGGGAGCAGGGACGCGGGGGGGACACCGTGACGAGATGGGGCATGAAGGCTTctctgggatggggggggtggggaaacgGGCGTCCTCGCGGCCTGTCCCCCGTGGCCACGTCCCCAGcgtcccctctcctccccccggCAGCAGACCTCGGCCTCGCAGCAGATGCTGAACTTCCCCGACAAGAGCAAGGAGAAGCCGGCCGACATGCAGAACTTCGGCCTCCGCACCGACATGTACACCAAGAAGAATGTCCCCTCCAAGGTGGGCACCCCCCGTCCCGGTCGCCGTCCCCCTGCCCGCTGCCGCtcacccctctctccccccGCAGAGCAAAGCCGCCGCCAGCGCCACGCGGGAGTGGACGGAGCAGGagacgctgctgctgctggaggtgagTGGGGGGTCCACAGGGAGGGGGGGGATGGGGCTGCCGGACCCCGCTGACACCCCCCTGCTCCATCCCACAGGCCCTGGAGATGTACAAGGATGACTGGAACAAGGTGTCGGAGCACGTGGGCAGCCGGACGCAGGACGAGTGCATCCTGCACTTCCTGCGGCTGCCCATCGAGGACCCCTACCTGGAGGACTCGGAGGCGTCCCTGGGGCCGCTGGCCTACCAGCCCATCCCCTTCAGCCAGTCCGGCAACCCCGTCATGAGCACCGTCGCCTTCCTGGCCTCCGTCGTCGACCC
The Phalacrocorax carbo chromosome 27, bPhaCar2.1, whole genome shotgun sequence genome window above contains:
- the SMARCC2 gene encoding SWI/SNF complex subunit SMARCC2 isoform X3: MAVRKKDGGPNVKYYEASDTVSQFDNVRLWLGKNYKKYIQAEPPTNKSLSSLVVQLLQFQEEVFGKHVSNAPLTKLPIKCFLDFKAGGALCHILAAAYKFKSDQGWRRFDFQNPSRMDRNVEMFMTIEKSLVQNNCLARPNIFLHQEIEPKLLSKLKDIVKRHQGTVTEDKSNASHIVCPVPGNLEEEEWVRPVMKRDKQVLLHWGYYPDSYDTWIPASEIEASVEDAPTPEKPRKVHAKWILDTDTFNEWMNEEDYEVTDEKSPVARRKKISAKTLTDEVNSPDSDRRDKKGGNYKKRKRSPSPSPTPEAKKKNAKKGPSTPYNKSKRGHREEEQEDLTKDMDEPSPVPNVEEVTLPKTVNTKKDSESAPVKGGTMTDLDEQEDESMETAGKDEEENGTGSKGEQAKNPDLHEDNVTEQTHHIIIPSYAAWFDYNSVHAIERRALPEFFNGKNKSKTPEIYLAYRNFMIDTYRLNPQEYLTSTACRRNLAGDVCAIMRVHAFLEQWGLINYQVDAESRPTPMGPPPTSHFHVLADTPSGLVPLQPKTPQTSASQQMLNFPDKSKEKPADMQNFGLRTDMYTKKNVPSKSKAAASATREWTEQETLLLLEALEMYKDDWNKVSEHVGSRTQDECILHFLRLPIEDPYLEDSEASLGPLAYQPIPFSQSGNPVMSTVAFLASVVDPRVASAAAKSALEEFSKMKEEVPTALVEAHVRKVEEAAKVTGKADPAFGLESSGIAGTTSDEPERIEESGAEEARAEAQPAEEKKEAKEPRDGAAEEEAKEKPGDAPKKEEEKGKEVEGEKEPDKGDGDGTGELEKEKEAKEGPDEAPKEPPEPEAERKAKVERDIGEGNLSTAAAAALAAAAVKAKHLAAVEERKIKSLVALLVETQMKKLEIKLRHFEELETIMDREREALEYQRQQLLADRQAFHMEQLKYAEMRARQQHFQHLQQQQQQQPPPLPPGAQPLPAGAPLAPAAHPLGAPPAPAMVAPAEPMGQPLPGAPPPQPPPPPGAPAVPHAPAPFPGQQPPSQSLAGSLGGSGHPAVPGNAPAALPFGLPPSAIPFSMANPPAEPLGATFPANPPALPLHGALASSMPSGGLPPPTHPPGLALPHLAGGSAAAHSPAIVAAVQGSLLPNPGLLADQGPPLQTDPIAPSPSTATPVPPTQ
- the SMARCC2 gene encoding SWI/SNF complex subunit SMARCC2 isoform X5 encodes the protein MAVRKKDGGPNVKYYEASDTVSQFDNVRLWLGKNYKKYIQAEPPTNKSLSSLVVQLLQFQEEVFGKHVSNAPLTKLPIKCFLDFKAGGALCHILAAAYKFKSDQGWRRFDFQNPSRMDRNVEMFMTIEKSLVQNNCLARPNIFLHQEIEPKLLSKLKDIVKRHQGTVTEDKSNASHIVCPVPGNLEEEEWVRPVMKRDKQVLLHWGYYPDSYDTWIPASEIEASVEDAPTPEKPRKVHAKWILDTDTFNEWMNEEDYEVTDEKSPVARRKKISAKTLTDEVNSPDSDRRDKKGGNYKKRKRSPSPSPTPEAKKKNAKKGPSTPYNKSKRGHREEEQEDLTKDMDEPSPVPNVEEVTLPKTVNTKKDSESAPVKGGTMTDLDEQEDESMETAGKDEEENGTGSKGEQAKNPDLHEDNVTEQTHHIIIPSYAAWFDYNSVHAIERRALPEFFNGKNKSKTPEIYLAYRNFMIDTYRLNPQEYLTSTACRRNLAGDVCAIMRVHAFLEQWGLINYQVDAESRPTPMGPPPTSHFHVLADTPSGLVPLQPKTPQGRQSDGDAKTGRKSKEIEDLVTETVKGKPELTSASQQMLNFPDKSKEKPADMQNFGLRTDMYTKKNVPSKSKAAASATREWTEQETLLLLEALEMYKDDWNKVSEHVGSRTQDECILHFLRLPIEDPYLEDSEASLGPLAYQPIPFSQSGNPVMSTVAFLASVVDPRVASAAAKSALEEFSKMKEEVPTALVEAHVRKVEEAAKVTGKADPAFGLESSGIAGTTSDEPERIEESGAEEARAEAQPAEEKKEAKEPRDGAAEEEAKEKPGDAPKKEEEKGKEVEGEKEPDKGDGDGTGELEKEKEAKEGPDEAPKEPPEPEAERKAKVERDIGEGNLSTAAAAALAAAAVKAKHLAAVEERKIKSLVALLVETQMKKLEIKLRHFEELETIMDREREALEYQRQQLLADRQAFHMEQLKYAEMRARQQHFQHLQQQQQQQPPPLPPGAQPLPAGAPLAPAAHPLGAPPAPAMVAPAEPMGQPLPGAPPPQPPPPPGAPAVPHAPAPFPGQQPPSQSLAGSLGGSGHPAVPGNAPAALPFGLPPSAIPFSMANPPAEPLGATFPANPPALPLHGALASSMPSGGLPPPTHPPGLALPHLAGGSAAAHSPAIVAAVQGSLLPNPGLLADQGPPLQTDPIAPSPSTATPVPPTQ